From the genome of Streptacidiphilus sp. PB12-B1b:
GTCCGGGCGGGTACGCGGGCGGCCGACCGGCCCCGGGACCCTGATCTTCTCCAGCACGGTCCGGAACTGCGGGCAGTCCGCCGCCTGACCGGGCGTCAGGACGAAGGCCAGCGGCAGCCCGGCGGAGTCGACCGCGGCATGGATCTTGCAGCTCAGTCCGCCCCGGGACCGGCCGAGTCCGGCAGCCTTCGCACGGGCTTTGCGGCGACGCCGCGCCGCGGCACGATCCGCACCCGCCTGGTCTGCGGCGGCCGCGTCCGCTGCGGCCTGCGGTGCACCACCCGCCACACCGGTGGCTGGACCGCAAGCGGAGCCCCCTTTTCCTCGGTCAATGCCTGTTCGAGGGCATCCAGGGTCTCCCCGGCGACGGCCAGCCCGGCTGAGTCCTGGTGCGCGCGCACGACCGTGGAGTCCACGCTCACCAGTTCCAGGCCGACCACCCCCCGCCCGGCCGCCTCCGCGATCAACGCGTCCATCAACCCCTGGAGCACCCCGGCCCTGGCCCAGCTGTTGAAGCGGGAGTAGACCGTGGACCAGGGCCCGTACCTCTCCGGGACATCACGCCAGCCCGACCCGGTACGAAAACGCCAGATCACCCCGTTGAACTGGTCCCGCACCCGCCGAGGCAACGGCCCCGTAGCCGCCACCGGCAGAAGAGGCTCGATCACATCCACTCGGCATCCGTCACATCAAAACGCGCCACACCCGAGTTCTACCAGCAACCATCACGACAACGAGATCCGAACCCCGAACAGCTCCTAGACCGCAAGCAGCACGAAGGATCCGAGGAGAGGGCGCAGCGCGCCCGGAGGGCCCTGCGTGCGCTGGATGTGATGCTCGACGGCCCGGAGCCCGGTGCGGCAGCGCCGGTACCGGCCGCCCGGGCGTGAGCGTCGAGGTCCTCATGGATGAAGATGGCCACCACCGTGAGGCAGGCGCCGATGATGAGGTGATCGCGCGGAGCATGCTGCTCTGGCAGATCACCGGAGGGCAGGTCGCCGTGGTGACCGCGGACACCGGCATGCGCCTGCGCGCGCAGGCCGCGGGGCTTCAAGTCGTGCGGCAGCGAGTGTGCGATGGCTTGAACCCCCTGCCGTCGCGCGTCGTCGCAGCGTTGGGCCGCCCTGTCGGCCGTGTACGGATGGCCGATTGAATGCCTGTCGGGCCCCGGTCCGCGCGTGGTCACAGCCATGTCCCAGCCCCGGTGCGGTGCGAACGCCGACGACGCCTGGCAGGTGGAGCCGGCCAGGTGCACGGCGGGCCGCGCCACCGAAGCGGTGGTGCCCCGTCGCTACTGGGCGCGGTCAGTGGTCCGTCCGGGTGGGCGGACAGTTCCGAACTGTCCGCCTATCTGGATCTTGCACCGACTCCTGTCAGGTACGCGATGAGTGGGAAAACCCCGGACCATGAGTGTGGCTGCGCCCTGGCGGGGTGCGCAGCCACAGCAGACGGTGCGACGGTGCTCAGCTGATGTCGGTCAGGCCGTCTGCCCAGCCGGCGGCGGTCATGGGCTCGGGGTCCAGGACGGTGGCCTTTCCGTTGGCGTCGAGACTGGTGGGGACGAGTTGGAGGGTGCCGGTGGAGTCGACGGTCCACAGTGCGGGGCCGTTGGTGCTGCCTGAACCAGTGAAGTTGGCGGAGGTGATCAGGGGATAGGTGCTACCGGTGAGAGGGCTGGTGAGGCCGCTCGTGGTGATGGTGCTTCCGGTGAGGGTGCCGGTGGTGTCCGCGTCGATGTCCAGGTACTGGGTCAGCGCACCGGTGCTGGTGCTGCGGGTCCACAGGGCGTGGCTGCCGTTGATCAGGCCCGGGTTGATGAGGGTGACGCCGGACCAGGCGGCACCGCTGGCCAGCAAGGTGGGGGACCGGGGTTGGGGCCGTTCATGGGGAACTCCCACAGGTATTCGGTGCCGCCCGAGAGTTCGAGGGTGACCAGGTCGGTGGTGGTCAGGACGTTGTTAGCGTTCAGGCTCGACAGGGCGACGACCTGCTGGACCTGGCTCCAGTCGCCGGCGTAGGCGGCGGCAGCCGCGGCAGGGTCTGTACGGTCTTCGGTGTAACTCCCGATCATGGAAGTAGCACTGATGAGCGACGTGACTGCCAAGGTTGAGGCGGTTGAAGAGGTCCGTTCGGTCGAGTCGCCGGCGGACGTGCTGGACGAGCAGTTGATCAGCCAGCTGGTGGACCGGGCCCGCGCGGGCGGGCTCCAGCTGACCGGTGAGGGAGGGCTGCTGCAGCAGCTGACCAAGCGGGTGCTGGAGTCCGCGCTGGAGGGCGAGATCACCGATCACCTCGGCTACGAGAAGCACGATCCGGCCGGTTCGGGCAGCGGCAACAGCCGCAACGGTGTCCGCTCGAAGACCGTGCTGACAGATGTCGGTCCGGTGGAGATCACCGTTCCGCGGGACCGTGATGGCAGCTTCGAGCCGCAGATCGTCAAGAAGCGCCAGCGCCGGCTGACCGGCATCGATGAGATGGTACTGTCGCTGTCCGCGCGGGGTCTGACGCACGGTGACATATCCGCCCACCTGGCCGAGGTCTACGGCGCGAGTGTGTCCAAGCAGACCATCTCGACCATCACCGACAAGGTCATGGACGGCATGGCCGAGTGGCAGAACCGGCCCTTGGACCCGGTCTACCCGGTGATCTTCATTGACTGCATTCACGTGAAAGTCCGCGACGGCCAGGTGGCCAACCGGCCGATCTACGTGGCTCTGGCCGTGACCGTCGAGGGCACCCGCGACATCCTCGGCCTGTGGGCCGGCGACGGCGGCGAAGGTGCCAAGTACTGGCTCCAGGTGCTGACCGAGATCAAGAACCGCGGCGTCCAGGACGTCTGCATGGTCGTCTGCGACGGACTCAAGGGCCTGCCCGACGCGATCGGCACCGTCTGGCCCCAGGCAGTGACGCAGACCTGCGTCGTTCACCTTCTGCGGGCCTCGTTCCGCTACGCGGGACGCCAGGACTGGGACAAGATCTCCCGCTCGCTCAAGCCCGTCTACACCGCGCCGACCGCGCAGGCCGCCGAGGACCGGTTCCTGGAGTTCCAGGAGGAATGGGACGACAAGTACCCGGCGATCGTGCGGCTTTGGGAGAACGCCTGGGCCGAGTTCGTTCCGTTCCTCCAGTTCGACGTCGAGATCCGTCGGATCGTCTGCACGACCAACGCGATCGAAAGCGTCAACGCGCGCATCCGCAAGGCCGTCCGCGCCCGCGGGCACTTCCCCAACGAGGCCGCCGCGCTGAAGTGCGTCTACATGGCCGTCATGAGCCTGGACCCCACCGGGCAGGGCCGCAAACGCTGGACCATGCGATGGAAGCCCGCACTGCAGGCCTTCGACATCGCCTTCGACGGCCGACTCTCCATCGGCCGCCGCTAACTCACACCAACGAGTTACACCGTTGACTGGACAGGCCCTGACAGCCGGAGTTGCCCTGGGGGCTGACGCCGTGGCGACAGGTGATTCGCTCGTGAACACGGCGGAGGACATAAGCGGCGGTGCTTCTGCCGGAAAGACTGCGCTTGACGCCTTCGGCGCCGTCGCTGGACTCGCGGGATTGGGAACGGCGGGGTTCGGCAAGCTGGGAGTAGGCGCAATGCTCGACCGAAACGTTACGACAGCTGGCGGTGCCCTGGAAGATGCTGCGTCGGATGCAGCCAAACGCCCATGGTCATTTAAGGCAGCTGGGACATTGACGGCTGCACAGGTTGGCCTGGGTAACGCCATCAACGCTCAGAGTGTCGGATTGGGCATCAACCTCGGTGCGGCTAGTATTGGGGACACGATCACCATGTTCGGTAACGCCGGATACGCCCCGCAGGGCTAGCTGTACGGGCGCCTGCGGAGGCATAGCCTCCTTCCGCTGGAACCGCTAGCGATTGCGCCGGAAATTACCGAACGATAGGAGTGGAATTGAGCTTCGACTACTGGATCGTCTCAGAGCTCGGGTTTATCGTTCCCAAGTGGGCCAAGAGGATCTTTGGTTTGACGGGAGCCGAGCTGGATCTTCCGATCAGGTCCCCAAAGAAGAGTAGCCTCGACGCCAACGGGCTATTGCGATCTGAGATGTTCGCTTCAATATTTTGGCTGACCTTGTCCTTCGTCTCACTGGGTCTCTCCTTCATTTTCCTTGTGGTTTGTAGAATCATCGTTGGGGAGGGCTTCCTCTGCAGCCCGTGGCTGCTTCTTCCTGTGAGCATGGCAGCGGTCCTGGCCTTCTCCGTCGTGGAGTACATCATTTGCACTCTCAGGGCCCGGATGCTGTCGAATCACATCGATGCAACCCGCAGATCAAAGAGAGAACGGGCTGCCGGCCTCCCTGGGCGAGTAATTCCAAAAGCATATGATTTCTGGCTGGGCTTCGTCGTTGCATGGATCATTCTCATGGTGACCGCCTTCGCCACGATCCATTAAATTCTCAGGATGATTATGGCTGGATGGCGTGTCTGCAATGCCATCAATGGTGTTGCCTGGGGCGCGGGCACGGTACAGACTTCGGCTAGCGCGTACAGCGACAGTGTTGTTGTGCCAGCAAGGTTCGAACCCGCAGTGGTGAATGTTGCGCAGAATGGGGAGCGTTATCCGCTCGGCATGACGTATTCGTCATAAAAAATTTCCATGGCGGGCGAGGCGATCGGGAAGTTCGGCACCGGCCTGACCCTCCTCGGCGGTGTCGGCTCGGCGACCTCTGGCTATCTTGGCGCCAGGGACGGCAGCCACTCAGCTGCTGATTCCGCTGGCGTCGGCACAGCCGAGGGAGTCGGCGACACGGTGATCGGCCTGGGCGCCGCAGCCAATGGCGCACTGATCGGCACGATGGTGGGAGGTCCCGTTGGCGCAGGAGTGGGCGCGGTCGTCGGCCTAGGTATCGCCTACTTCAGCAGCAGTGCCTTCAATGATGCGGTTTCTCGCTGGTTCTAGCCCGCATCACAAGAGATCGTCCGCTTACGGTGACATGCGCGCCGGCTCCACCCTCACTCACCGGCATGCCGGGGAACAGGTGAATGGGTGGGGCCGGAGTTAAGCATGTACGAACCAGAGGGGTGCATACCTGTTGCGCTGATCACAAGGGAGCACATATCGGGTTGATCCCCTGAGTGCTAGAATCGCTTCATGTCCGATATCAGATATTCCTTGAACCGAGAACAACCTCAGCACTTTTTGAAGCTATTTCTCCTGATCGTCGTCATTTTCGCCGCAATCGAAGCCTCGATTATCACCCATTTCCCCCCGGTGGCCTCCTGGGCCGCAGGGGCAGTGATGATCGCGCTTCTGATCGGCACGTGGCTCACCGGATCGGGCTCAACCGTCCTGGAGTCGGCGGGAATCCGTATCCGATGGAGCCCCCTACCTTCCCGCTTGTATTCCTGGGAAGAAATCAGTGCCATTGTGTTGAAAGATTCCGGAACGGGCCTCTTCGGTGCTACACGCAGCCTGGAGCTGCGAACAAAAGCGGGGCGGAGGCACAGGGTGGCCGGTCTCGAGGACAGTCCCCGCCGCAGCGATCCCGAGCTGAAGGCCAAGCTCGAGGAGATTAGGCAGGCGTGGAAGGCCCATGGAGTTGAGCACACCCACTGAGACCGTTGGTCGGACGGCTCTCCATTGGTTGGGCAAAGCCCGCGATGGATCCCAGAAGGAGTTCCCCGTGATCATCACTGCTTCTGCGGTCATGGCGGCGAATGCGGACTGGATCATCCCCCTCTGTGCAGCTGCCGTCGTGATTTTTGCCGCGCGCATGACATCTTTGTGTGCGATACCCAAGCAGCGGCTGACGGTCGTCGTGTCCTGCGGCGTCATGCTTGTGACTGCCGGCGCCCTGGGCATTGTCAAGCATCAGACGGCACTGCATGCGATCACACTCTTCGGCATAGCCATGATTTCGTTTGCCTTTGGCACCCTCGGAGTGGGGGCCGATCTGAGGGAGTTCTATAAGGCGAGGGCCGGGGGAGATCTTAAGCGTCAAATTTCTGCATCAACTTCACGCAGAATGCTGTGGCAGATCATGGCGTCGATCGTCGTGCTTCTAGTCCTCGACTACATCCTGTTTTGATTTCCTTTGGGGTTGCCCACTGCGCTCACTGGATTGAGGCTAAAGATACGTCGCCGAACATTTGCCATCCTGAGATGACTGAAACGTGTCTCATGTGGCTCCGCGTGCCAGATTCTGGAATTGATCTTTATGCGGAATCTCGACGCTTCGTCAGCTTCCGGTCGGCATGCCTCGGCGCCCCGCATGACAAACTCCTCACGCCACGCTGCTAGCCAGTGCTTGTCACCCCCCCCGCAGTCATAACGTGGCCAACTCGGCCTCAACGAGCACGCATCTGTCTCAGGTCTCAGGTGGACTTGGTAGTCCGCATCGGACATACGCTCAGGTGCCCTGAGGTCTCCGACCAGGGCACCTGCACACTCAGGCATCAAGGTACTATGTGGCTCGCTCACCGTTCTCGCCAGGCCCTTGACCGGGCCGTCGTCGAGCGAAGGGTCCTTTGGCCGGCGGCAGCGCCAGAGAACGATCACCGCAGACGGCCGTCCCGTCTGGTGCCGTCAGCGTGCCTCGGCACCCAGTGTGATGACAGCCTGGGCCTCTGGACCCCAGCGTATCCAACGCGGTAAGCCAAAACTCCTTGCGCTATGCCCTAGGAGTTCTTTCTACATCCGGACCGCCGAGGGGCAGATGAACACGTACGCGAGTCCTATCCAGGGCGTCGGAATTTCCTGGCTGGTAGCGATTGCCATGGCGCTGGCTCTAGCTTTCCCGTTCAGCTTCTACTCGATAAGCGCCGCTGACAGGGCAGGGGTCCGACTGAGGCTGCTGGGGGCCTCCCTCGCAGGATTCGCAGTGACCGCCGGGCTCGGACTGCTCAGGGGAAACTCGGTCAGCGGAATCATAGTGCTCTACTGCGATGTGATGGTCACCGGAATCATAGGCGGCCTGCTGATCTCCTCCCTCGCCCGTAAAATCACTCCGGGTGTCCCCGTCGATCAAGAAAAGGCTCAAAAGCTCGGCTACAAGCTCGGCGGACTGCTGATGGCTGTCATCTGCATTCTGCTATTCCTTGAGTACGGGCCGATCTAACTGGGCGTTTCACCCCCAGGGCTGTTGCAAGGTCGGCGTGATCTTGTGAGAGGCCTGGTCAGGTCTGGCGTGTGAGCGGATAGGCCGAAGCTCCGTTGAGGCGGGTGACATCCCAAGCCGCCTGCCAGCAACGGAGCTTCGGTGTTGTGTGAGTCCGCCACGCCTGTCCGCGTGCTGTCCTGTGCTGTCGCCGGTTCAGGGGACGCGGTCGAGCCGTTGGATCCGCGGACAAGGCGGGGTCGGCGCCATCCGCTGCTGGCGGTGGTGCGGGCCGCAGGGTGCGCGGTGGCGGCCGGGGCACGCTCGTAACACGGCGATCGGCCAGCGGCTGTGCCGAGCGCCTCAGCACACCCCGGCCCGCCTGGGCTCCCCCGCCCGCGGCGGGCTCGGGGTACGGCCGGCCGCACACCTGGCCGCGGTCCTCGACCAGGACGACCAGCTCTTGGCCCAGCTGCGCGTACCGGTCGCCGAAGACCGGGCCCTGCGGCTTAAGGGATATCAGGTCTACCGATTCGGCGGCTACGAACTCGGACTGAGAACCGCACCGGCGCCGCTTCGCGAGTTCTTTGCCGCATTGATTGGCTGACGGCGGAACCATCCTGCCTGTCGCACGGGCAATCGCCCAAGGAATGCAGTGCTGCAGAGCGGCTGCGCCACGGCGCAGCTATTCGGTGATATCGAGGCGCTGCGGTATCGGGTTCTCGAAGAGGACGACGTCATAGTGGTGCGACAGCTCATCTCTCGCCAACCGGAAGCTGTTGGCCAGGTCAGATGAGGAATCGTCGTTGTCGTGCAGGACTCAGTTGCCGTGAAAGGTGACACGCTGCTCCAGCCATTCGCAGGCTTGTGCCGTAGTTGTCGCACGGGGCTCGTCGTGCTCCATCAGCCCGGCAGAGCCCGTTTCGGGCCAGCACTGGACAGAACCCGGGGGCTGCGGTTCGCCGGCTTGCTCTCCCGGGCCGCCCCGAAGCCGTGATCCCTGGCCGACCGGCACCAGCGGCTGGATCTGCTGGTGCTCAACGCCGGATCGCCGGACCCGGGCGCCGCACCCTCACCAGCGAGGGCAACGAACTGTGCTTCCAGGTCAACCACCTGGCCCCCTGCTCACCCGTCTCCTGGAGCGTCCGCCGGCGCGTGGCACGAACAGCGGGACCGTGGCCCTGAGTTCCGGTCTGCACCGCAAGCTGGCACTGACCACCTTCGTCACTGCACTCGCCCGCTGGCTCCCCGAGAATCAGACCGCGATCAGCGTAGGCGCCAGCCGGCCCGCACGTGTTGCACGGTGAAGTTGACCCCGGCGCCGGCCGCCGTTTCAGCGGGCGGGGGTGTCCGAGGCCGCCGGGGCCGGGACGGCTGACGCGGCGGTCTCGAAGAGTGCGAGGGCGGTCGTGGCGGCGTTGTCGAGAAGTTCGTCTGCCATGGCTCGGTCGGCGAGGGCACGTGAGATCTGGATGCTGCCGGCCATCATGGCGAAGGCGGTGGTGACGGCGGTGCGGGAGGCGGCGGGGTCGGCCGGGGTCAGTCGGCGGGCGATCTCCTCCATGAGGAGGGTCAGTCCCTGGGTGTATGACTGCCTGACGCCATCGGAGCAGCGGCCGATCTCGTCGAGCAGCGCGGCGGAGACGCATCCGTCGGATTGGCCGTCGCGGTGTTGGGCGGACAGGTAGTACCGGACGAACTCCTCGACTCCGGCGCGGCCGGGAGGCAGGGCGTCGACGATGCGCTGCTGGAGCGCGAGCTGATCGGCGACGGTGTGGGCGACCAGGTCGTCCTTGGAGCTGAAGTGCTTGTAGAAGCCCCCGTTGGTCAGTCCGGCGTCCGCCATGAGTCCGGCGATGCCGGTGCCGTCGATGCCGTCGGCTTTGAACAGCCGGCCGGCCGAGTCGAGGATCCGCTGCCGGGTCTCGTCCTTGTCTCCCTTGGATCGCCTCATGCTCTTCTCCCGCGCCCGGATGTTGCTTGTGTGCCAGGCACCACTCTAATAGATTATGGTCGTAATCTAAACGGTGCCCCGTCGACGCACGGGATCCCGCCGTCGACGACACACCCATGCACATGCACCGCACGTTCCGCCCTCGCTGTCTACAGGAGCCCGCCATGAGCACGTACGCCACCCTCACGACCCAGACCGTCGAAGCCGCCGACGGCGTCGAGTACGCCTACCGCAGCCTGGGCGACGACACCGGCCACCGGCCGACGCTCGTGCTCCTCCAGCACTTCCGCGGCAACCTCGACAACTGGGACCCCGCCCTGCTCGACGCCCTCGCCACCGGACGCCGGGTCATCGCCTTCGACAACCGCGGCGTGGGCGCCACCACCGGCACCACCCCCGACACCGTCGCCGCCATGGCCGAAGACGCCGTCGCCTTCATCACCGCCCTCGGCCTGACCAGCGTGGACCTGCTCGGCTTCTCCCTGGGCAGCTTCGTCGCCCAGGAGGTCGCCCTGATCCGCCCCGACCTGGCCCGGCGCATCGTCCTCGCCTCCTCCGCCCCACAGGGCGCCACCGGCATGCACGGCTGGGCGCCCGAGGTCATCGACGCCGTCGGCCGCGAGACCCCCTCCGCCGAGGACTACGTCAGCGTGTTCTTCACCGCCCCCCACAACGCCGCCGCCGCCGGCCGGGTCTTCGGCACCCGCACCGAGGGCCACGACGCCCCCACCACCTGGGCCACCCGACTCGCCCAGTACGACGCCGTCACCCGCTGGGGCATCCCCAATCACGCCCTCCTGCAGCGCCTGCAGGCCATCACTCAGCCCGTCTTCGTCGCCAACGGCGACAGCGACCCGATGATCCTGCCCCGCTACTCCCACCTCCTCGCCGGACTCCTGCCCGACGCCACCATCAAGATCTACCCCGACGCCGCGCACGGCTTCCTGTTCCAGCACCACGAGGAGTTTGCTGCCGACGTCGCCACGTTCCTCGACCGCTGATCCGGCACGCACACCCCGCCCCGGACGGCCGTCGGCTGGATGTCGTTGCAGGGCAGCAGCGGCCGGCGAGAACGCCACGCGCTGTTCCGTCCGGGCGGGGGCAGGGTTTCGGTGGGCAGCGGCCGAAGCCCGGCGCAGCGGCGTCGCCGAACACATCGGCGCCCTGATCGCGGCCGGGACCGACTGGCGCGTCGCCCACGCCGTCCACGCCTGTCGGCCGACC
Proteins encoded in this window:
- a CDS encoding IS256 family transposase, with amino-acid sequence MTAKVEAVEEVRSVESPADVLDEQLISQLVDRARAGGLQLTGEGGLLQQLTKRVLESALEGEITDHLGYEKHDPAGSGSGNSRNGVRSKTVLTDVGPVEITVPRDRDGSFEPQIVKKRQRRLTGIDEMVLSLSARGLTHGDISAHLAEVYGASVSKQTISTITDKVMDGMAEWQNRPLDPVYPVIFIDCIHVKVRDGQVANRPIYVALAVTVEGTRDILGLWAGDGGEGAKYWLQVLTEIKNRGVQDVCMVVCDGLKGLPDAIGTVWPQAVTQTCVVHLLRASFRYAGRQDWDKISRSLKPVYTAPTAQAAEDRFLEFQEEWDDKYPAIVRLWENAWAEFVPFLQFDVEIRRIVCTTNAIESVNARIRKAVRARGHFPNEAAALKCVYMAVMSLDPTGQGRKRWTMRWKPALQAFDIAFDGRLSIGRR
- a CDS encoding TetR/AcrR family transcriptional regulator; translated protein: MRRSKGDKDETRQRILDSAGRLFKADGIDGTGIAGLMADAGLTNGGFYKHFSSKDDLVAHTVADQLALQQRIVDALPPGRAGVEEFVRYYLSAQHRDGQSDGCVSAALLDEIGRCSDGVRQSYTQGLTLLMEEIARRLTPADPAASRTAVTTAFAMMAGSIQISRALADRAMADELLDNAATTALALFETAASAVPAPAASDTPAR
- a CDS encoding alpha/beta fold hydrolase; its protein translation is MSTYATLTTQTVEAADGVEYAYRSLGDDTGHRPTLVLLQHFRGNLDNWDPALLDALATGRRVIAFDNRGVGATTGTTPDTVAAMAEDAVAFITALGLTSVDLLGFSLGSFVAQEVALIRPDLARRIVLASSAPQGATGMHGWAPEVIDAVGRETPSAEDYVSVFFTAPHNAAAAGRVFGTRTEGHDAPTTWATRLAQYDAVTRWGIPNHALLQRLQAITQPVFVANGDSDPMILPRYSHLLAGLLPDATIKIYPDAAHGFLFQHHEEFAADVATFLDR